The genomic region ACGGGGGAAAGATCGAGAACCGAATAGGGTACCATCAGTCTGGCTCCTCTGCCTTGAAGCGGGGGATATGGGGCCGCACCGGGCAGGCCGGTACCCCCTCTGACGCGAAGAGACTGCTGGATAACCGGATTTTCCCGGACCTGCCCCTGCGTGAACACATCTGGCGGTACCGGCAGATCGTATTAAGGTCGTTTATGCATCCTCTGAAAGGGCCCGCCATGATCACGCTGCACCATCTGGAGAAATCCCAGTCCATCCGCATCCTCTGGCTGCTTGAGGAGCTGGGCGTGCCGTATGAAGTGAAACTCTATGACCGCGACCCGCAAACACGGCTTGCACCGGCGGACTACAAGGCCGTTTCGCCGCTCGGCACGGCGCCGGTGATCACGGTGGACGGCACCGCCATGGCGGAGACCAATGCGATTGTCGACTATATCTGCGACCTGCACGATGATGGCCGCCTGCGCCCGGCGCCGGGCACGCCGGACCGGGCGCGTTACCTGTTCTGGTTCCACGCCTCACAAGGCAGCCTGCAGCCCCTGCTGACCAACAAATTCGTCATGACGGCCATGACGATGCGCGCGCCCTTCCTGATGCGGCCGATGGCGAAGGCGCTGGTTGGCGGGCTCGACCAGGCCTTCTTCACGCCGCGCCTGACGGCGCTGATGAATGAGATCGAGAAGCAGCTTGGCCAGACGAAATGGTTTGCGGGCGACTCGCTCACTGCCTCCGATATTGTGATGGGCTATTCGATGGAGCTGGCGGCTCACCGTGCCGGCATGGACGAGGCGAACTTCCCGAACGCGCACCGTTTCCTGAAGCAGATGCATGACACACCGTCTTACCAGCGCGCCATGGAAAAGGACGGCAAGGGGACGATCCTTCTCTAAGCGGCCTGCTTTAGGACGCCTGCTACAGGTGGGTCAGTATTCCAGCTTGGCCGACAGGTTCAGTTCGTAACAATGTTCGCCTGCGGTCTCGCGCGCCTCGCCGAGATCCGGGACGACATAGCGAGACGAGTAGACCAGGTAGTTGCCACTTTCATGAAATGTCGTCGCGAAGTCGCCGCAGATATGTGTGACGTCGCCGCCATCCCGCTTCAGGCGGAAATACTCATCCGATATCGGATCTTTCTGGACATTCGCAGTCGCGCAGACGGACGCCTGCTTCGCAGGG from uncultured Hyphomonas sp. harbors:
- a CDS encoding glutathione S-transferase, which translates into the protein MITLHHLEKSQSIRILWLLEELGVPYEVKLYDRDPQTRLAPADYKAVSPLGTAPVITVDGTAMAETNAIVDYICDLHDDGRLRPAPGTPDRARYLFWFHASQGSLQPLLTNKFVMTAMTMRAPFLMRPMAKALVGGLDQAFFTPRLTALMNEIEKQLGQTKWFAGDSLTASDIVMGYSMELAAHRAGMDEANFPNAHRFLKQMHDTPSYQRAMEKDGKGTILL